From Lycium ferocissimum isolate CSIRO_LF1 chromosome 12, AGI_CSIRO_Lferr_CH_V1, whole genome shotgun sequence, one genomic window encodes:
- the LOC132040996 gene encoding uncharacterized protein LOC132040996: protein MKGVMRFGKKGKLSPRYIGPYEIVRKVGQVAYELDLPPDLESVHPVFHVSMLRKCIGDPSRVVPVDDVQVTEQLSYEEVPIAILDRQVWRLRTKDVASVKVLWRNNNREEMTWEAEEDMKFRYPHLFPPPEETQAETPLSSGM from the coding sequence atgaagggcgttatgagatttggcaaaaagggcaagcttagtcctcggtatattggaccttatgagattgtacgcaaggtaggccaagtggcttacgaattagatctacctcctgatttggagtcagttcacccagttttccatgtatcgatgcttcgtaagtgcattggagatccttctagagttgtaccggtagatgatgttcaagtcaccgagcaattatcctacgaagaagttcccattgccattctagataggcaagtatggagactcagaaccaaagatgtagcttcggttaaagttttatggagaaataataatagagaggaaatgacttgggaagcagaagaagacatgaagttccggtacccgcatttatttccacctccagaggagactcaggcagagacgccattgtcctcaggtatgtag